A region from the Vanessa tameamea isolate UH-Manoa-2023 chromosome 3, ilVanTame1 primary haplotype, whole genome shotgun sequence genome encodes:
- the Bx gene encoding LIM domain only protein 3 encodes MKCERRTPQQSSGGSPGIGAQMLAMDVTKEARASPIPAGAQGATATSTQPPQPQICAGCSKVITERYLLKALDQLWHEDCLKCGCCDCRLGEVGHTLYTRANLILCKRDYLRLFGNTGYCAACNKVIPAFEMVMRARSNVYHLECFACQQCNHRFCVGDRFYLCENKILCEYDYEERLVFANMAYNPPPLAHLKRQTTHLPPPPTNNAMSGLMNGSSRSGDLNNNMSGSSPAAFAPPHLKPLGLSASS; translated from the exons TGCGAGAGGCGGACGCCGCAACAATCAAGCGGCGGTAGTCCCGGGATCGGCGCACAGATGTTAGCCATGGACGTCACCAAGGAGGCTCGGGCGTCACCGATACCCGCCGGCGCTCAGGGCGCCACGGCGACCTCCACGCAGCCGCCTCAACCTCAG ATCTGCGCGGGATGCAGCAAAGTGATAACAGAACGTTATCTCCTGAAGGCGTTGGACCAACTGTGGCATGAGGATTGCCTAAAGTGCGGCTGCTGCGACTGTCGGCTCGGTGAAGTTGGACACACGCTGTATACACGAGCGAATCTCATACTATGCAAGCGAGATTATTTGAG gcTCTTCGGCAACACCGGGTATTGCGCAGCTTGCAACAAGGTGATCCCTGCGTTTGAGATGGTGATGCGCGCGCGCAGCAACGTTTACCACCTCGAGTGTTTCGCGTGCCAGCAATGCAATCATAg ATTCTGTGTGGGTGATCGCTTCTATTTGTGCGAGAACAAGATCTTATGCGAATACGATTACGAGGAGCGCTTGGTGTTCGCAAATATGGCGTACAATCCTCCACCGCTTGCGCATCTAAAGAGACAAACCACTCATCTACCCCCACCACCG ACAAACAACGCAATGAGCGGATTGATGAACGGTTCAAGCCGATCCGGGGACCTCAACAACAACATGTCGGGCTCTTCGCCCGCGGCTTTTGCGCCCCCGCACCTCAAACCCCTCGGCCTCTCCGCATCCAGCTGA